One segment of Spodoptera frugiperda isolate SF20-4 chromosome 5, AGI-APGP_CSIRO_Sfru_2.0, whole genome shotgun sequence DNA contains the following:
- the LOC118272218 gene encoding pre-mRNA-splicing factor Syf2-like: protein MAPQIELSTWTPTTITFAERQVNRIKRLRSLRSARKQARINNYQETVAEEARSNLPPNSTLDDQAKSQETEKAADAERVERKKRKNPDEGFSTYEQATVSQYNGLVENMPTADMEQNESKKQKYDDAVDGVSNMHEDREEAIDKMVNDLSEEQIVKRARYSTRCGYNDDADIDSTKNKKLETADWNLNRFYGENTASTKQNLVLPFCCWCKLQQYAQYLSQI, encoded by the coding sequence ATGGCTCCCCAAATAGAATTATCAACTTGGACCCCTACAACGATAACGTTTGCTGAGAGACAAGTAAACCGGATCAAAAGATTACGGTCACTGCGCTCTGCTAGAAAGCAAGCGAGGAtaaacaactatcaagaaacagTTGCTGAGGAGGCTAGGAGTAATCTGCCGCCGAACTCGACGCTCGACGACCAAGCAAAGTCTCAAGAGACAGAAAAAGCAGCAGATGCTGAACGAGTTGAACGTAAAAAGAGGAAGAATCCTGATGAAGGATTCTCCACATACGAACAAGCTACCGTGAGTCAATACAACGGACTGGTTGAAAATATGCCGACAGCTGATATGGAACAAAATGAGTCAAAGAAACAGAAGTATGACGATGCTGTCGATGGTGTATCTAATATGCATGAGGACCGAGAGGAAGCAATCGACAAGATGGTCAATGACCTGTCGGAAGAACAAATTGTTAAAAGAGCTCGCTACTCTACAAGGTGCGGGTATAATGATGATGCAGACATCGACTCCACCAAGAATAAGAAACTAGAGACTGCAGATTGGAATCTGAACAGATTTTACGGAGAGAATACAGCCAGTACTAAGCAGAACCTGGTTCTGCCATTCTGCTGTTGGTGTAAGCTGCAACAATATGCACAGTACCTGTCGCAAATATAG